Genomic segment of Panicum virgatum strain AP13 chromosome 2K, P.virgatum_v5, whole genome shotgun sequence:
CCCACGCGAGCTGGAACCAACCGCGCAACCAACGCCGCACCGGCCGGCCTACTCGTACGTGCCATCGTCGATCGGACCCAGCCATCGCACGTACGTCCATCCGTTCGTACGTGCCGTCGACCCTATCTCGGCGTAGCAGCAGTAGGATTTTGGAAACTACtttctccgtcccaaaaaaatgTAAATCTCCATTCCCGAGGAGTCAAACAACTTCAATTTTGACCAACTTTATACAAAAAATTACTAACATTTGTATCTTCAAATAGATGtagtatataaatatattatattattaatCTAAAGATACTTATGTTATAATACAAATATTAatactattttatataaatttgatcaaactttaaATTGTTTGACTCCTCGAGAAGCgagatttacattttttttgggacggaggaagTATACCACACCACATACTCCAGCGCCCGGGTAAATTCTCCTGTATGTGACTAGTAGTTTCACCGCCAACAGTGACTGACAGACAGACAGGTGCTGTGTCGCGTAGGCTGCCAATGCAGGGTACATGCACACACGTACGTACATGATCATCGTCGATCTACTGTCTCCATCGATCGACTGGCTGGCATGGTACGTAGCTagtgccgccgctgctgctgccgtccccTCTCCCCAGTAGTCCGCACTGCACAATGCCTCGCTCGCtcgcgccggccccgccgtcTCGTACGTGCTGTGCGTCCGTCCGTCCGTACGTACGCCGACGTCGCCTTGTCGCTTTCCCTCCAGGGAACTCTCCCGTCTTGCATTCATCCCCAATGTTACCACACCATTGGGGCGGTGGGGGCACGctcgcagtcgcagcagcgaAAACTAACCATGCACGCCCAACCGATAGATAAACACACACCACCGGGCTCCATCTACGTACTAGCAATAGTACTACGTGTAAAACAAGAGCAAGGACGACATGAACAGGAGAAAAAAGGTCAGTGTCACAGAGAGAGAAGCAGGGAACGAAGTGGCCGCGACAGTGAGGGATTGTTCTTTTCGGGAGCCGCGCGAGAAAACTTCGGCCCGGGGCACCGGGATTCCGGATTCCCAACGCGCTAGCTGCGTGCCCGGCCAAGGGCCACCCCACCACCAGCACAAAATTCCCTCACCTCTTTCGATTTACATATACTCCATCTATCCATCTTGCCGCTACTACCTAGCTAGTATGTATGTTTATCTAGCTAGCCTACAAGATCTAAGCGCGCCGGTGTACAATCAGGCCGATAGATAGATGCCCTGCTGCTTATATTTACATATTTATATATGCTGTGTTTGGTTTGGGGTGTAAAAAATTTTCCGAAAATTTTTTGCATctttgaccattaatttagagtattaaataaactcTAATTATAAAACAACCTCCACagccccgtgtaaatcgcgagatgtaTTTAATGAGGTATTTGATCGTGTAATTAGAGGATaattactgtaacatcactgtagtaaatcatgaattaattatcgtcattagactCATCgcaaaaagttacactcatttttgaaaattttttgcaaatagactccATTTAGTACTGCGGACAAGATTCTCTTTCCTCGAAATGTGTGATCAGCGGACTCACcagtgtgtgcgcgcgcgcataCGAGCCAGCGAGTGTGGTAGTGGTCCTATATAATACTAGTATACGTACTAGCTAGTAGGATTATTGTGTAGTATGGTGCAGGACACACTGCAGGCAGGGTACGGTGCAGCGCACACAGGACAATTATGTGCGCGTAACATCTGGGATTGAATCGGCAGCAGCTTTTCTGGCCGGCCGGGGAGCGTATGCGCATGCGCTGGCCGGCCGGTACGGTTAAGCGTACGCGGGCTAGGACGCAGTGGTGAATCCGTAGTTAGTTCGTCAGGAGCTAGCTAGCTTTGGTGAAAAAACGTACGCGAAGCACGTATGCGTGTGTGCACAGGCGGCGTGGCGATCGGCGGTGGGAGCTGCTGGTGAAGATGGCTGATGAAGAATCGGTTCCTTTCCCTCTGCTTTTGACCGCCCAATCGAGATgtcacgcggcggcggcgcgtggattCGACGATGGGGCATGCGTCGCTGGCTACAAGATTCTGCAATTTCGAGCGACTTCGATCCACCCCAGGGCCAGGACTCGTGTGCGTACCTTCCGTCCCTCCAGAGAACTTGCTATCTGATCCGGCCGGATGAGTATAAGACCAGCTATTTCCCGAACTTTATAATACATATTATATTGCTGAAGggaaaataatttaaattttatatACTGCTCTTTTTTAGGTGGCTAGCTAGCTAATGCAAAAGATGGCCATTTTGTGGTTGTAcgttatgtatatatatgtcacGTGCATATCAGCTTCATATGTATATATCACTAGCCAgcagttttgcaaattttatcTGAACTAAATAACCCAGATTTTTATGAAAGTACATATAATAAGGCACAAATTAATTGTTCCTGAATCATTAAAAAATTCTACATGTCATGTGCATATCAGCTTCATATATATGCATTACTACCCATGATCTATATGTAGTAATAAAATAAAAGGACAAAGATAGAAAATTTAACAATTTTGCAAGAAGAATGACACATGATGGAAATGTGCTTTTAACTCCTAATTACATCAGAGTTGCACATCCATTTCAAGCAGCCATGATTCTCGGAGTAGCCACCCCGGTTGCGCGACTGGAGGTCTACCGGGTTCACAACACTTTGCTCCAGCTTTTGGGTATACCGAAAAATTTAATCGCATCCAGGCGCACTATTTCCATGCATTCCCTAACCCCCACAATTAACAAATAAACATGCCAAGCTAAAGCTCATTCCTTGCTCCTAAATCCAACTAGCTAGTGCTTCAGTCATATACACTCGAAGCACGTGTATTTGAAAACAAATGAGAAACGCGCTCTGCCACACCTGTCACACATACACTaagtaccccccccccccccccaacattccctatatatacacatatacataTGCAAAGATATACATCTACACACACCACCGCGTATGCCACCAGTATCATATACGCATACGGTCATACGGATCTGCTAGTTGAATGAACCTTATCACTAGCTTGTtacgtcgtcggcggcggcggcggcgtcggctaTAAAACTGGCTAGGTTCGAGTGCGTGCGCCCCTTCTCTCCCCGGCCGCGCGCTTGCTCTCGTTCTCATCTCGTGGCGCTTGCTGGTTGCTAGCTTGGATCAGGCAGCGGAGTGGTTGCTGCCGGAACCCAAGCCCTGGCCAGCCGGTATTTCTAGCTTAGTGCGTAGTATCGCCATCAGCGCTCAATAATACCGCACGCCCGCTTTGTTTTCTAGCCCTTGTCAGCGAACCTTCCCCCTGAAAACCCCACCCACCCTTCCTCCTCGCCTCGCCTCACTTGCTTCTTCCATTCTTCCCACCACCACccatccctctctctcctccccgccccggcccttgtctctctttctctctttatcTACGCGGATCACCCCGACCGACCGGCGGCCGATCTGTGCTAGTTGCCTGTGAGCAAGTCCAATACATGGCTGGCGCAGGGGGTGCGACGGCGGtgcagcagccggcggcgggggcgccgccggctgGGGCGAGGAGTGGCGgtgccggcgcggcgggggccCCGGTCGCCGACCCGCGCGCCGAGGCGCTGCGGTGCCCGCGCTGCGACTCGGCCAACACCAAGTTCTGCTACTACAACAACTACTCGCTGTCGCAGCCGCGGCACTTCTGCAAGGCCTGCAAGCGCTACTGGACGCGCGGGGGCACGCTCCGCAACGtccccgtcggcggcggctgccgcaaGAACAAGCGCTCCAGGAGCAGCAgcgcggcgggcgccggcgggaggagcggatcctccgccgccgccgccgtcacgtcctcctcggcggcgtcaacgctgcccctgccgccgccggcggggtccCTTCCGTCGCTCACGTCCGCGCTCGGCCTGCCCGGGGGCACCTCGCTGGCGTCGCTCCTACTCGgcagcggcaccggcggcgaccaCCTCGGCCTCTTCCAGGCGGCCATGCAGTCGGTTGTCTCCTCGGAGGCAACCGCCTGCTAcgagatgcagcagcagcagacgcaGGTGGACCACCTGCTGGGCCTCGGCTacgggggcgccggcgccggcgcgcagaTCCACCAGCAGCTCAAGCCGTGGATGCAGGAGGCCAGGGCGGGCGCGGGTGGAATTATGGACAGCTTCTACGCGCCGCTGCTCTCCAGCTCCCTCGTTCCGGGGCTGGAGGAGCTGCACGTCaaggcggaggccgccggcgccggggaccACCAGCAGAAGGCGGCGCCCGgggaccagcagcagcagagcggCGGCAGCTGGGAGCTgccgacgccgtcgccgtccaaCGTCGACGCAAGCATCATCGCGTCGGAcgcgctcatggcggcggccgcgtcccTGAACCCCGCGGTTAGCTCCACCTCCACGGCGGCGACCACCGCGCCCTCCTCGTTCATGTACTGGGACAACGGCGGGATTGGCGGCGCTGCCGCGGCGTGGCCAGACCTCGCCAACTGCGGATCCTCCATTGCCACGCTCTTCTAGCCGCCTGCCTGTCCGGCTCCCTGGCTCGTTAACTTTATTTTTTTCACCTTGATTTTCTGGTTAATTTTTTCTTGACTACAATAACATGTAATTTGTGGGGGCAAAGCTGAGATGAGAGAGAGATAGCACTGTGGAAGAAGAGAGATCATCATCTCACCTCTCATAGGGCAGAAAATTAGACAAATCAAACAATGATCCAATATTTCAAGAGGATTTCTTCGCCGAGTCGAACGCTGATCCATGATCTTTGCCGACGATGGATGATCAAGGAGGCCGGCAACTGGCATCCATGGAtttaggaggaggaggagaggagaccATGAGACCATGGGAGAGCAAGCCAAGAAGTGTAAGTGCAGTGCTGCCACATGACACTACTTGATATTTACGTCTTCTTGGCTAGCTTCTCCTTGGGTGTTTTGTACATAAGGCATATGGTGGGGGATACAATAGCTAAGGTACGGTAGCCCATGAGAGATAGATCATGGTGCAAGTCATgagcctctctctctcatctcgGCATTTTAAATCGATCAGTGTGTTTTAATTGGttactctctttctctctctatcaTGGATTAGGGAAGAGCTCTCTAGATGTACAAGTTAATACTAGTACTTTTCTACCCTTTTGCAGCCGAATTAGAGAACTGTTTTTGAGTTCTCATGCATTTGTTAAGGGTACGGTTCATGCAGCAACTTCgttctctcttttcttcctttctctTCTAGACTGGAATTAATTTCTCTTTCTTTTGGGGAGTTTTTGTTAAAACTTGGCTTGTACGAATTATGATGACTTTGTGAGTTATGAGAAATTTAAACACATCTGCAGTTCTCATGATGGTACACAGATATATGCTTCTCTGAGTTGTGGTGCCACACTGCTTctgctgctactactactgCATGCTGTGTGCTAGTTACTCCCATCACTTTTAGTGCATGGATGGGTGTCTCACTTTTGGTGATGCGCGGCAGCTTTACCTTTGCTCTCTTTTTCATGCGCGAGGGTGTGAGTGCATGATCTGATCTTTGAATTCTGTGCTCCTTGCTAGGGCTCTATGGAGCTTTCTTTTTTGTTACAAGATCATAGGATTCCAGTGGTAGTGCACCCAGGTTAGAGCTATCATGTTTGTGTGATGCAGAATCTTTTGTGCCCTCTCTCTCGTTTTGTTGCTGCAGACATAAAAATATGGCTGCTGCGCTTGTTCTTACCTGCGTGTCTTGTAGCAACTTCGAGCTGCATTTTGATGctagccattttcacactggtaTTAGTACCACGAGGATCACAGAAATTgaaaagagagaaggaaaaCGAATAAATTGGAGCATGAAAGAGGGAAAAAACTAACAGTTGCATGTCGCGTTTCCATTATATAGTAGGGAATTTTCGTTCGTTTGAGAAATTTATACGTCAAAGGTACCCTTTTGTAGTAACATTATTGTTCTTTTCCATGTCCTTTTTATGCTTGTTTATTTACCAATTTGGCTAGTGTTCTTCGACCATGAATTTGCTGGTTAGGAACATATGGTCCAAATGGTATTTTGATGTTGACAGATTTTCTCTCCTCTTTGGAAATGAAACACATCAAagcttgcatatatatatatatatatatgctgatTTATTTGGAACTATATATTAATTGGAAGGGGGCAAACACTGACATGATATCTCTCTATATCTTTCTGTCAGAATGCCTAGCTAGCTTAGTCATCAAAGTTACTGATCTCTCTTCTCTTTCAGAGCAGTATAGTTCCCATGGATGCACAGACGTTTTAATTTCTCTTAATGTCCCCAATCTCTGGCTTGTTTCTCCATGTGTGGTCCTGCTAGCGCATAGATACTCAGCTCCTACTACATAATTAAAGAAAAACTTCTGTTATTATGAAAATCGAGAATTGCCTTATTACACAAATAACACTGCATGCTATACTAGTATATATGTTGAAAATCTGCAATGGCATGCATAAAACTCAGTAGTGCAATGGCATTACTGGTGGTTAGAATTTTTGGTGCATTCATCATGCTACTATAGATCCCCTTCTAATTGCTCAAAGGAAAACGATAGaaagatttatttaatttgttgcACCTGAACTATTAAGTATTTCGGTTCTACAAGCGTTAACTATAATATTGTTTAAGGTAGATAGTCATATATTCACATACATACATCAGGCCGGTTTAGTGATAGATATATCTATTTGATGCATGCATACTGCTGCGTTTATGCTTCGAGTTGTTGAAACAAACAAATTTGGCAAATAGCAAATTAATTAATTCCGATAATAATCTGAACTCAATGATCGATTAACATATTGGGCGTTGTAACCAATGAATACCATTTGATGCATAGTGATCCCCCAAAACGTAGGTAGTACAGGTATTTCAAGGCTATAGTGTTGCATCAAGCGCCCCAGTTCTTAGGTAGTAGTAGCTAGCTAGCATGCATGTATAGCTTTCAAGCAGTGTGGTACTACCTGGAGGCTTTTTCTTGTACTGCTAAGACGACATAAGTAAACAGTAAATCCATTTAATCTTTCTGCTACGGCAGTCAAGGATCTAACAATAAATTTCTCTAGCTCCCAAGCAACAAAATAATTGAGGTACAAAAATGGTTCAGTGTACTGTGTTCTAAATTAAGTAAGATGACTAGTCCAAGCATGCCTACATTTTGCATCATATCATGTGTATCGCATATTCAATAGACCAATTTGGACAGTTTGTTTCCAATATATAAAAAGCTTACCAAGATCTCAAAAGCCCTTTCCTTGTATATATAGCTCCAATATAAGTGAGTGCGGGCGCTGTCGATTTTGTGAGTATTGTgatttatgtatatatattatgAATAGCGCATTGACGCACGGATTTATATTACTGCatattagtggtcaaagttcaAATAAATTGGATTGTCGCCTTTTATCCCTGACATGATATTTGTTTCTTTGGGCTGACAGTAATATACATAGGCATAAAAGTTGGCGGTAATGCATGACTTCTGACCTTTTAAAAATATGTTGGACTTTTTGCCAACACACCCTACACAAAAGAACTAAAGAAGTACACTGCCGCGCGCAAGAAATTTATCAGTGTGTGGCATCCTTTCCCTACACCCCAGTACATACTGGCTTTCTTTCTTGTCACAGTTAATTAATTATCCTCTCTTTTCCATTTAAAGAGTGGCATTGTAAGCGAACCATCTCGTCAAATTACGATGATCAGAAGAACGAACAGAATAAGGTTTCTTCTTGATGATGAGACTTTTACCTTTCGTTTCAATGACCAATAAAAGCTACTACTCTTCATCACCTTCGTCAAAGAGACCCCATTCTACCATGCATATACACTATTTTTCTGCAAGCACTATATTCTCAGACGACCATGATGACCCGCTACTGTTGAGTACTAACACCAACTGATAGTGCAATTAAGGTGTACTGTATGACAAACACAGTGACAGTATCACGCGCGCAGTGGTCACTGGATAAAGAACAAGATACGATTCAGAGGCACATAACGCACACGCCGCATGCGACGCAGGGAAAGCTACAAAGCAGGCAGCCGCAGGAAATGAAGACTTCGGCGAGGCGCCGTACGCCGCCCCTGCCCGCCACCGGCAAGGGGGTATTGGACGAACGGGATGACGTTGAGATCAGCAATTACGAGGTATGGGTCGCGTACAGCTCTCGCGTACAGCTGCTGTATTTTCAAACAGTACCTGCTGTATTGGCACCGGTGGTATTTTTTTAAGGCAGCTGGACCGAGGTCCGCTGGTGGTGGGTTGCCAGAGCGCAAGTGGGGGCCTGTTTGGTTTGCATAGCACGAGTAGCGCACACGATTCtcgagaaaagaatctcacatgcatggagaactaaacgaagtttatttgcaaaaccttttcacagatgggtgtaacttttcacgacgaatctaatgatagtaattaatcgatgattggctacagtgatgctacagtaattatcCTCTAattgtgcggt
This window contains:
- the LOC120689137 gene encoding dof zinc finger protein 2-like, whose protein sequence is MAGAGGATAVQQPAAGAPPAGARSGGAGAAGAPVADPRAEALRCPRCDSANTKFCYYNNYSLSQPRHFCKACKRYWTRGGTLRNVPVGGGCRKNKRSRSSSAAGAGGRSGSSAAAAVTSSSAASTLPLPPPAGSLPSLTSALGLPGGTSLASLLLGSGTGGDHLGLFQAAMQSVVSSEATACYEMQQQQTQVDHLLGLGYGGAGAGAQIHQQLKPWMQEARAGAGGIMDSFYAPLLSSSLVPGLEELHVKAEAAGAGDHQQKAAPGDQQQQSGGSWELPTPSPSNVDASIIASDALMAAAASLNPAVSSTSTAATTAPSSFMYWDNGGIGGAAAAWPDLANCGSSIATLF